The nucleotide sequence ATAGAGTCATACGCTGATAAAATTAGACATAAGACCGAAGTTAATGAAAACTCAAAGGAAGAATACATAAAGGAATTGGAGGGGTATAGAAGTAgattgaacaaaatgtttgacgtgttaatgaaaaatgcattAGATGAGATGAATGAAAGAGTCGATAGAAATTCAAAATACTCCGAGGAAATGACAAAAGAACTGAAAAACTTCGGAAAAGAGCTACAGGATCTTAAGCACCAGCTTACAACATCGACTGCCGGTAAGGAAGTTCTAATTTACATCAGTCTTAAAAGAGGGGAATCTCTTGtcgaagaaattacaaaaacgTTATCAGAAATCAATATTACTACTGACAAGGACAACTTCAAACCAGTGTTTGATAATAAAGTTGAAGAGTACGTTCGCAATGTAAAACAAATTGCGTATCTCGAAGATGAACAAATGAGACAAGAAGCAGTATCAAGTAAAGAATGTCTAGTGCAAGCATCAGTATCAAGTGAAGAATATCAAGATCTAACATCAATATTATATGAAGAAGAAAACACGCTAGTGCAAGGAACAttaacaagtgaaaaatatgaGAGTCACGAATCAGCAGTCTTTGAAAACGTTATACAGCTAGAATCAGAACCCTTGCCAAAAGTTGAAAAATGGGAAGAACAATATGAACTAGAAGCGGAAACCATTAAAGCATACGAAGAGCCAGAGCTATTTTTTGAATATAAAGGGCAAACATATGTACCTCGTGGAATGGAATGTGTACAAACTGTAAACTATCCAGTTATAGAAAAATGTGTTGAAGCACCAGAGgaaaaaactaaaatttgtaATGAAAGGCAGTATGATAAATCGATGTTACAAATGGACAAAGGGTATGCTGGTACATATTGCGACACATTGAAACAATCTCATAGTAAGTCAAGATATTCACCTAAAGTCAAACCCGGTAAAGGCAATGTCAAAGAAAAGGTACCAGAACGTATTGAGCAATACACTGGTAAAAGCGTTAATAAAGGCGAGATAAAATGTGACAAATACTGGTCTAACAGTCAAGTAAgtgaaataaaatagtttcataaaATAGGCATGTCATTCTTAAACATGTTGAACTGTTAACATAAGCCCTAAAGAGAGACAAGTTGATTATCATGGTGTCAAATACAAAAGCTCTTGAAACTGGTAAAGATTTGAACATGAATTTTCtttatagctcacctgaaccgaaagtggatgtccgtcgtccatcgtccgttaTCCTAAGTAAACATTGTTGTTCAAAGGTAccaacctcttctcatgaaccacttgatggatcttcattatttgaataatcttgtgtTTCTCCTAATTAAACTATCACTTACATTCATCGGAAATGCTTATTTTTGGTATCAGTTTAATGAAAAACGTTTCCTCGTGGGagggaaattttgtaaaatgttttaaattctttcTACTTTTACCAGTTGCAGATATTAGAAAAAATACTCTTGACTTTCAATCTGATGTTTTCTTTGGATACTCTCATGTTTATGCATCacataaaaaacattaaatttgacatttactaaattttgataaaatatagtgTGTATCTAAGGCTTAGATTCTTAAATAAATCTTGTataagtaattttgaaacatcCTGTACTTTACTCAGTTACAATATGATTAGGTTATATTGTCTCATTAGTCATCTCAATTTTTCGTTTTGTTTACGTAGAATTTAAAATTTATCTATTCTCATCAACTAGACCTTAAACAATTATTGTGTATTTCTGTACTCCGTACATACTGACAGACAAATTGAAGACAAAATCTTATTAAAACGATGTAATATGAAAGCATATGTGTATGCTTATAACGATGAAGGAACACATTTTACTTTATGGAAAAGAATATGTTTACATTTATCATGTAACTTTACCTACCTACTTTTATCACAGAATTTTGGCTACCAACAGTCGTTCCCCAGCCATCCTTTCCCTTGCCCAAACGtttcattttagctcacctgtcacatagtgacaaggtgagcttttgtgatcacccttcgtcggtcgtccgtcatgtgtccgtgcgtcagtccgtgcgtccgtccgtcaacaatttcttgttacatgTTGTGGCGTATATGTACACACATGTTcatgcaaaataattatttaggCAAAATGGggttttgctatataaacatGTTTCTGTTTTCAATACAAATAGCATTAATGTATTTCTTTtggcattaaaaaaaaacacgttaatgataaatttgatttaatgaaatatattcttGGTCTAAATTACACTACCTTCATAATAAGATaatattatttcctttttttcaatttaggAACATTGTTATAAAAGCGCTCAGCTCTCAAACCTGTTTTGATATTCTAACCTAacttttgctcgttttttttaacatacatttttgtaGAAGGAGCCCTTTTGCTAAAAGCGTAATCATATTATCTTTTTTCTTAGAGTAGAGATTGCTGTTGGAATTGTGGTGGCTATAAAACCAAACAGGGTTTTTGTAGTGAATGTGGTACAGTGTGGAAGTAAACATTATGACGTAAGTCTAGTTAATACTCTATTGTTTAAGAGACGAAAACATCACAACATTCTGAAGTCGATGTTTTCCTTATCAATCATCTAACGCAATATTTACAGTGTTTTGTCAATATCTTTCTGATTTCTTAAtttaaactttttgaaattttacacatagtTTTAATAATCTAATGTCAATAACGTCAAAATTCAAGCAAATTCGTATTAtgtaatcaaatatttttatttgtttattatagctcgacccattttcaaaaagctgcaaaatacaaatttataaataattaataacatgCTCACATTTTATGGTAAATCATGAAACTTTTCGCATTTAGTAACCAAACGTATgtgcaagtatttttttttatatcaaattgcaACAAAGGTGTGTGTAGAAACATGCttttctcaaaataaatcttCAGAAAGCTAAATTTTCTTTCTAGCTTTAACAAAACAGTTTTGTTATTGTGCGTTTTGTGATttgttattatataaaaaaaaacagatataattgtttaaaaatttaattgtcTGAACGTTTGCCATTTTTCAGAAATGCCCTTCAGGT is from Mercenaria mercenaria strain notata unplaced genomic scaffold, MADL_Memer_1 contig_2354, whole genome shotgun sequence and encodes:
- the LOC128552339 gene encoding uncharacterized protein LOC128552339, translating into MALNIIVEDSKHCTPCKTKDKKIESQYYCTDCEAYYCEDCFELHPRVPYLAKHIVLKHDDIAVWSNLQYKCTTHDKNLEFFCGEHKLLCCHVCVSLKHRACANMEYVLESAKNICLNDEIKTMIQHTQEKLDKIESYADKIRHKTEVNENSKEEYIKELEGYRSRLNKMFDVLMKNALDEMNERVDRNSKYSEEMTKELKNFGKELQDLKHQLTTSTAGKEVLIYISLKRGESLVEEITKTLSEINITTDKDNFKPVFDNKVEEYVRNVKQIAYLEDEQMRQEAVSSKECLVQASVSSEEYQDLTSILYEEENTLVQGTLTSEKYESHESAVFENVIQLESEPLPKVEKWEEQYELEAETIKAYEEPELFFEYKGQTYVPRGMECVQTVNYPVIEKCVEAPEEKTKICNERQYDKSMLQMDKGYAGTYCDTLKQSHSKSRYSPKVKPGKGNVKEKVPERIEQYTGKSVNKGEIKCDKYWSNSQSRDCCWNCGGYKTKQGFCSECGTVWK